One genomic window of Corynebacterium sp. sy039 includes the following:
- a CDS encoding amino acid ABC transporter permease produces the protein MDAMWQQLGPAVVPAFWITIKLTVFSAVGALILGTILTAMRVSPLGVLRFIAGAYINTVRNTPLTLIVLFCSFGLYQTLGIQLANKNSPTFLADNNFRLAVLGFTLYTAAFVAECLRSGINTVGLGQAEAARSLGLSFGQTFRSIILPQAMRAAIVPLGNTFIALTKNTTIASVIGVAEASLLMKSVIENHAHQLWIIFGVFALGFIILTLLTSAATHYLSHKLAVKK, from the coding sequence ATGGATGCCATGTGGCAACAATTAGGACCAGCTGTCGTACCAGCTTTTTGGATCACCATAAAGCTCACGGTTTTCAGTGCAGTTGGAGCGCTTATTTTAGGCACGATACTCACAGCAATGAGAGTATCCCCTCTAGGGGTACTTCGCTTTATTGCTGGCGCGTATATCAATACGGTGCGCAACACACCATTAACTCTTATCGTGTTGTTCTGTTCCTTTGGGTTGTATCAAACTTTGGGCATACAATTAGCCAACAAAAATAGTCCGACTTTCCTTGCCGATAACAACTTCCGCTTAGCAGTGCTAGGTTTTACTCTCTACACTGCTGCTTTTGTTGCAGAGTGCTTACGCAGCGGTATCAATACTGTTGGTTTGGGGCAAGCTGAAGCTGCACGTTCTTTGGGGCTGAGTTTTGGTCAAACATTCCGCAGTATTATTTTGCCGCAAGCAATGCGCGCTGCCATTGTTCCTTTGGGCAATACATTCATTGCACTTACCAAAAACACCACTATTGCTTCGGTAATTGGTGTAGCAGAAGCATCTTTGCTTATGAAATCTGTTATCGAAAATCATGCACACCAGCTGTGGATCATCTTTGGTGTTTTTGCTCTTGGTTTCATAATTCTTACTTTGCTCACGAGTGCTGCCACGCACTATTTATCTCATAAATTGGCGGTGAAAAAATGA
- a CDS encoding amino acid ABC transporter permease: protein MSASATILYDAPGPLTRKRNRVYTAITTIIFVALLAWIGFALWDNGQLDSKKWLPFTQNTTWETYLLPGLIGTLKSAFLSILFAVLLGIVLGLGRLAQSRIVRVLCAVIVEFFRAIPVLLLIIFSYQVLALYKIVPPKELAFTAVVFGLTMYNGSVIAEILRSGIETLPRGQTEAALALGLSYPFTLSRVLLPQAVIAMLPALISQAVIALKDSALGYQIGYIEIVRQGIQSSAVNKNYLASLIIVAIIMILINYALSFLARSIEQKLRTRRKSSIAAK from the coding sequence ATGAGTGCTTCTGCAACAATCCTCTATGATGCTCCAGGTCCTCTAACGAGAAAACGTAATAGAGTTTATACAGCTATTACGACGATTATCTTCGTTGCACTTCTTGCATGGATTGGGTTTGCTCTCTGGGATAATGGACAGCTCGATAGCAAAAAGTGGTTACCTTTTACCCAAAACACTACCTGGGAAACCTACTTACTTCCGGGGCTTATCGGTACCTTAAAATCAGCTTTTTTATCTATTCTCTTTGCTGTTTTACTTGGTATTGTTCTCGGACTTGGCAGGTTAGCGCAATCTCGAATTGTTCGAGTGCTCTGTGCAGTTATTGTTGAGTTCTTTCGAGCTATACCGGTACTCTTGCTCATCATTTTCAGCTATCAAGTGCTCGCGCTCTACAAAATTGTTCCTCCCAAAGAACTAGCTTTTACTGCAGTAGTATTTGGCTTAACTATGTACAATGGCTCCGTCATAGCTGAGATTCTTCGCTCAGGTATTGAGACACTACCGCGAGGTCAAACCGAGGCAGCGCTAGCACTGGGATTATCGTATCCGTTTACACTTTCTCGGGTGTTGTTACCACAAGCAGTAATAGCAATGCTACCTGCACTTATTTCTCAAGCAGTAATTGCCTTAAAAGATTCAGCATTGGGCTATCAGATTGGTTATATAGAAATTGTGCGGCAAGGTATCCAATCGTCAGCAGTCAACAAGAATTATTTAGCGTCACTGATAATTGTTGCCATTATTATGATTCTAATTAACTACGCACTCAGCTTCTTAGCGCGCAGCATAGAACAAAAGCTACGTACACGACGTAAAAGCAGCATAGCTGCTAAATAG
- a CDS encoding regulatory protein RecX produces the protein MNSRDNRLAHIEKLRQMIAEYNAQPQSVCEEETAQKTQARRRALLLIEQRQRSHYELEQKLCSLGFAPEIIASLLEDFVQSKLIDDKNFAYEWVRQRHQMRGKSKYVLGRELKEKGIDAALRQEALSQIDENTEHETAKKIAAKKAEKITDIPVNNAQYIKNMRSIMGMLARRGFSYSISHTMAQQALEERIEELKESSARA, from the coding sequence GTGAATAGCAGAGATAATCGTTTAGCGCATATCGAAAAATTGCGTCAGATGATTGCGGAGTATAATGCTCAACCACAAAGCGTGTGCGAAGAAGAAACAGCACAAAAGACTCAGGCTCGTAGGCGTGCATTATTGCTCATTGAGCAGCGGCAGCGTTCTCATTATGAACTTGAACAAAAATTATGTTCCTTAGGTTTTGCGCCTGAAATCATAGCTTCGCTCTTGGAAGACTTCGTCCAAAGTAAACTAATTGATGACAAAAACTTTGCTTATGAGTGGGTACGGCAACGTCATCAGATGCGTGGCAAATCTAAATATGTTCTTGGCAGAGAACTAAAAGAAAAAGGTATAGACGCAGCGTTACGGCAAGAAGCATTATCACAAATTGATGAGAACACAGAACACGAGACTGCGAAAAAGATCGCTGCTAAGAAAGCAGAGAAAATAACAGATATCCCTGTGAACAACGCCCAGTACATCAAGAATATGCGTTCGATTATGGGAATGCTGGCTAGGCGTGGTTTTAGTTATTCGATAAGTCATACGATGGCGCAACAAGCACTAGAAGAACGGATCGAAGAACTAAAAGAATCCAGTGCTCGGGCATAA
- the recA gene encoding recombinase RecA — MAPKKNAKSAAVVPVSGEDRKKALDAALQLIEKDFGKGAVMRLGDDNRPPIQAISTGNTAIDVALGIGGFPRGRIVEVYGPESSGKTTVALHAIAQAQKNGGIAAFIDAEHALDPEYARKLGVDTDALLVSQPDTGEQALEITDMLVRSGAIDIIVVDSVAALTPKAEIDGDMGDSHVGLQARLMSQALRKMTGALYNSGTTAIFINQLRDKIGVMFGSPETTTGGKALKFYASVRCDVRRVQTLKDGQDAIGNRTKIKIVKNKVSPPFKVAEFDIIYGEGISRESTLIDMGTDNGIIKKAGSWFTYEGEQLGQGKEKVRLYLKENVDLADEIEQKILQKLGVGEYAHNNDELTDEVVDMVPNIDFDDPEEDAEE, encoded by the coding sequence ATGGCACCGAAGAAAAATGCTAAGTCAGCAGCCGTAGTCCCTGTATCGGGCGAGGATAGAAAAAAGGCTTTAGATGCAGCTTTGCAGCTCATTGAGAAAGATTTTGGTAAAGGGGCAGTCATGCGCCTTGGTGATGACAATCGTCCGCCAATCCAAGCTATTTCCACTGGTAACACCGCTATCGACGTTGCTTTAGGTATTGGCGGTTTTCCTCGTGGTCGCATTGTGGAGGTATATGGTCCAGAATCATCAGGTAAAACTACGGTTGCGCTCCATGCTATTGCTCAGGCACAAAAAAATGGTGGTATCGCTGCTTTCATTGACGCAGAACATGCACTTGATCCTGAATATGCTCGTAAACTCGGTGTGGATACCGATGCGCTTTTAGTATCTCAGCCTGATACTGGAGAACAAGCATTAGAAATCACTGATATGTTGGTTCGTTCGGGAGCTATAGATATTATCGTCGTGGACTCTGTCGCTGCACTGACTCCGAAAGCAGAAATCGATGGAGACATGGGGGATAGTCATGTTGGTCTGCAAGCACGTTTGATGAGCCAGGCGCTGAGGAAAATGACTGGTGCATTATATAACTCTGGCACTACTGCTATTTTTATTAATCAGTTGCGTGACAAAATTGGTGTTATGTTTGGTTCGCCGGAAACTACTACTGGTGGTAAGGCACTAAAATTTTATGCTTCAGTTCGTTGCGATGTGCGTCGTGTGCAGACCTTAAAAGATGGTCAAGACGCTATCGGTAATCGTACCAAGATAAAAATTGTTAAAAACAAAGTATCGCCACCGTTCAAGGTAGCTGAATTTGACATTATCTATGGTGAGGGGATTTCTCGTGAGTCAACATTGATTGATATGGGAACTGATAATGGCATCATCAAGAAAGCTGGTTCATGGTTTACCTATGAAGGTGAGCAATTAGGTCAAGGCAAAGAGAAAGTGCGGTTATACCTTAAAGAAAACGTCGATCTTGCCGATGAAATTGAGCAAAAGATTTTGCAAAAACTTGGTGTTGGTGAGTATGCGCACAACAATGATGAACTCACTGATGAGGTAGTTGATATGGTTCCTAATATCGACTTCGATGATCCAGAAGAAGATGCCGAAGAATAA
- a CDS encoding biotin transporter BioY — translation MSDIAYVAVFAALIIVLAFVAIPVGTAGVPIVMQNAAIILTGLVLGPRRGLLATCLFLGIGLVGLPVFPGGRSTLVALAGPTVGYIIGYLVSSFVAGLIAYQAPRKSKAAHSLVLVIAAILALGCQYLCGAAGLSVRAGMEFSAALTAQIPFIIPDLIKITAAVLITLSIHTAFPQLRPAKS, via the coding sequence ATGAGTGATATCGCATACGTTGCAGTTTTCGCCGCTCTTATCATTGTGCTAGCTTTTGTTGCTATTCCAGTAGGTACAGCCGGTGTGCCTATAGTTATGCAAAATGCAGCGATAATCCTGACCGGTCTGGTTCTAGGTCCTCGACGTGGTTTGCTCGCCACATGCCTTTTTCTTGGTATCGGTTTAGTAGGATTGCCGGTATTTCCTGGTGGACGCAGCACTCTCGTAGCGCTAGCAGGTCCTACTGTGGGGTACATCATTGGATACCTGGTATCCAGTTTCGTCGCAGGTCTTATCGCGTACCAGGCACCACGAAAAAGTAAAGCAGCACATTCTCTAGTGCTCGTTATAGCGGCGATCCTAGCACTTGGTTGTCAATATCTATGTGGGGCAGCTGGACTCTCTGTACGAGCAGGAATGGAATTTTCCGCTGCCTTGACCGCACAAATTCCTTTTATCATTCCGGATTTAATTAAAATAACCGCTGCTGTCCTTATCACTCTGAGTATCCACACCGCCTTCCCCCAGTTACGTCCTGCAAAGTCTTAA
- a CDS encoding energy-coupling factor ABC transporter ATP-binding protein produces the protein MVAIDFHNVSVAYDDHTILNSVTLNLTEKRIGIIGANGGGKSTLIKLINGLAAPTSGKVSVDGLDVAKNGKEIRKKVGFIFSDAENQIIMPSVEDDVAFSLRRLRLSKAEKKQRVSMILKRFYLDNHAQLSPHILSGGQKQLLALASVLVIEPELIIADEPTTLLDLRNRQQIHKIFNELEQQLIIVTHDLELLDDFDRVLCIDEHTVVADGKPQEVIEFYRDLMTGERKHHDH, from the coding sequence ATGGTCGCTATCGATTTTCATAATGTTTCCGTCGCCTACGATGACCACACCATACTTAATTCTGTCACCCTTAATCTCACCGAAAAAAGAATCGGCATTATTGGTGCTAATGGTGGTGGAAAATCTACACTCATCAAGCTCATCAATGGTTTAGCTGCACCAACTTCAGGGAAGGTAAGCGTCGACGGGCTTGATGTGGCGAAAAATGGGAAAGAAATTAGGAAAAAAGTAGGATTTATTTTCTCTGATGCAGAAAATCAAATCATTATGCCAAGCGTCGAAGACGATGTCGCCTTTAGTTTGAGGCGGCTTCGGTTATCTAAAGCGGAAAAGAAACAACGCGTATCAATGATACTTAAGCGCTTTTATTTGGATAATCATGCACAATTATCGCCGCATATTCTTTCTGGCGGTCAAAAACAATTACTAGCACTGGCTTCAGTGCTAGTAATCGAACCAGAACTTATTATCGCTGATGAACCGACCACACTACTTGACCTGCGCAATCGACAACAGATTCATAAGATATTCAATGAATTAGAGCAACAACTAATTATAGTGACACACGATTTAGAATTGCTTGATGATTTTGATCGTGTCCTATGCATCGATGAGCATACTGTCGTTGCTGACGGAAAGCCGCAAGAGGTCATTGAGTTTTATCGTGACCTTATGACCGGTGAAAGAAAACACCATGATCACTAA
- a CDS encoding energy-coupling factor transporter transmembrane protein EcfT — protein MITNTPLGVYVPGHSLIHRMKPLVKCSVLILFIILTSTFVHDPYAATGCVLLGMILYALARIPVRIAWGQLFPSLPVLLVLGLFQWWQHGWKEAICITFVIFSALMLAILLTLTTTLRAMMDELESVLHPLKRFGVPSNTIVLAFSLTLRLIPLMLNTVNEVLAARKARGASFSLSAFGTPVLIRAIRRAQAITEALLARGVHDDSD, from the coding sequence ATGATCACTAACACTCCCTTAGGAGTCTATGTACCTGGACATTCTCTCATCCACCGTATGAAACCACTGGTAAAATGTAGTGTCCTCATTCTTTTTATCATCCTCACGAGCACCTTCGTCCATGATCCTTATGCAGCAACAGGGTGCGTGCTTTTGGGAATGATACTGTATGCGTTGGCACGCATTCCCGTGCGTATCGCGTGGGGACAACTTTTCCCATCATTACCGGTACTACTGGTATTGGGATTATTTCAGTGGTGGCAACATGGTTGGAAAGAAGCTATATGTATAACTTTTGTCATCTTTTCAGCACTCATGCTTGCTATTCTTCTCACCCTTACTACCACGTTGCGTGCCATGATGGATGAGTTAGAGTCTGTACTTCATCCGCTCAAGCGTTTTGGTGTGCCAAGCAACACGATTGTTCTAGCTTTTTCTCTTACGCTAAGGCTTATTCCACTTATGCTCAATACCGTCAATGAAGTTCTCGCAGCACGCAAAGCCAGAGGCGCTTCTTTTTCTCTCAGTGCTTTTGGCACTCCAGTGCTCATTAGAGCTATTCGACGTGCTCAAGCAATAACCGAGGCATTACTCGCTCGTGGAGTCCACGATGACTCAGACTAG
- a CDS encoding PspA/IM30 family protein, with protein sequence MANPFVKAWKYFMALFDSKIEENADPKIQIQQAIEEAQRQHQALSQQAAAVIGNQRQLEMQLNRQLAEIEKLHGNTRQAIQLADKARAAGDNAKATEYDNAAEAFAAQLVTAEQGVEDTKKLHDQALQQASAAKQAVEKNSMALQQKVAERTKLLSQLEQAKMQEKVAESIQSMNSLTSRNTPNLDQVREKIERRYANALGSAELAQNSIQNRMAEVEQAGVQLAGHSRLEQIRAEMNAKNTELDSGLAQQSIESSAQSNSDFAAPSAAADDAVARKMRELRGEL encoded by the coding sequence ATGGCTAATCCTTTTGTGAAGGCTTGGAAATACTTCATGGCATTGTTCGATTCTAAGATCGAAGAAAACGCTGATCCAAAAATTCAGATTCAACAAGCAATCGAAGAAGCACAGCGTCAGCACCAGGCTCTTTCACAGCAGGCTGCTGCGGTGATTGGCAACCAGCGTCAGTTGGAGATGCAGCTTAATCGTCAACTAGCGGAAATTGAAAAGCTGCACGGAAATACTCGCCAAGCTATTCAATTAGCAGACAAGGCTCGTGCTGCGGGTGATAATGCTAAAGCAACTGAATACGACAACGCTGCAGAGGCTTTTGCTGCTCAACTCGTTACTGCTGAACAGGGCGTAGAAGATACCAAGAAGTTGCATGATCAGGCTTTGCAACAGGCATCAGCAGCAAAACAAGCAGTAGAGAAGAACTCTATGGCTTTACAGCAAAAAGTTGCTGAGCGGACGAAATTATTAAGTCAGCTTGAACAAGCGAAAATGCAAGAAAAGGTTGCTGAGTCGATTCAGTCAATGAACTCTCTCACCTCTCGTAACACTCCTAATCTTGATCAAGTACGTGAAAAGATCGAGCGTCGTTATGCTAATGCTCTTGGCTCTGCAGAATTAGCACAAAACTCTATCCAGAACCGTATGGCTGAAGTAGAGCAAGCAGGGGTGCAACTTGCAGGCCATTCTCGTTTAGAGCAAATTCGTGCAGAAATGAATGCTAAGAATACTGAGCTTGATTCTGGGTTGGCACAGCAATCCATTGAGTCCTCAGCTCAATCTAATTCTGATTTTGCTGCACCAAGTGCTGCGGCTGATGATGCAGTAGCTCGAAAAATGCGAGAATTACGAGGCGAACTTTAA
- a CDS encoding helix-turn-helix domain-containing protein: MMKYTAVLDKPISPVKNRVPEPLLREALGAALRSCRADKGITLRELAEMSRVSPGYLSELERGRKEVSSELLASVCHALGTSVSDILIEAAGSMAVHNADVDLIHV; encoded by the coding sequence ATGATGAAATATACAGCAGTTTTAGATAAGCCTATTTCTCCTGTGAAGAACAGGGTGCCAGAGCCATTGTTGCGTGAAGCATTGGGCGCTGCGCTGCGTTCTTGTCGAGCTGATAAGGGTATTACATTACGTGAATTAGCTGAGATGTCTCGTGTTTCTCCAGGTTATCTTTCTGAGCTGGAGCGTGGTCGTAAAGAGGTTTCTTCTGAATTACTTGCTTCTGTATGCCATGCGCTTGGGACTAGCGTTTCTGACATTCTCATCGAGGCTGCTGGTTCGATGGCAGTGCATAACGCTGATGTAGACTTAATTCACGTATAA
- a CDS encoding CinA family protein, producing MLSSDNLAARVVELLRSAEQTISVCESLSAGLLSARLAEIPGASAVLRGGLVTYATDLKHTVAQVEQSIIDTYGVISRECACAMAQGAQKVCRSDWALSLTGVAGPDTQDGHPVGEVWVGIAFPSSVEKRVMAVRATEIGAAHIGDDSLLIGERNDIRIKAVEYALYYFLKVLE from the coding sequence ATGTTAAGCAGCGATAATCTTGCAGCTCGCGTCGTTGAGCTTTTACGTAGTGCAGAACAAACAATAAGCGTGTGCGAATCATTAAGTGCTGGGTTATTGAGTGCGCGCCTTGCAGAAATTCCTGGTGCTAGTGCTGTGTTGCGTGGCGGCTTAGTTACTTATGCCACTGATCTCAAACACACAGTGGCTCAAGTGGAGCAATCCATTATTGATACTTATGGTGTTATATCGCGTGAATGTGCATGTGCTATGGCACAAGGTGCACAAAAAGTTTGTCGCAGTGATTGGGCACTGTCCTTGACAGGTGTGGCTGGCCCAGATACTCAAGATGGGCATCCAGTAGGAGAAGTATGGGTAGGAATTGCTTTTCCATCATCAGTAGAAAAACGTGTAATGGCAGTGCGTGCTACTGAAATAGGCGCAGCTCATATCGGAGATGATTCATTACTCATTGGTGAGCGCAATGATATTCGTATTAAAGCTGTTGAGTATGCATTGTACTACTTCTTAAAAGTGCTTGAATGA
- the pgsA gene encoding CDP-diacylglycerol--glycerol-3-phosphate 3-phosphatidyltransferase: MCGVVEQEQKVQQQVNVGIESTQTKSPSNFNVPNALTCLRIIAIPFFAWLVLAADNQHTRWLWGSFACFSALMITDKLDGDIARAKGIVTDFGKIADPIADKALMATALICLNIVGAIPIWVSIIILVRELGITIWRMFQLRQGRVVPASKGGKIKTALQAGAVALYLLPLPEWTALPVFLVLIAAVVVTVLTGVQYLIDSQRTAQC, from the coding sequence ATGTGTGGAGTTGTGGAACAGGAACAAAAGGTGCAGCAACAAGTCAACGTGGGGATTGAGTCTACACAGACTAAGTCGCCATCGAACTTTAATGTTCCTAATGCTTTGACCTGTTTGCGTATCATTGCTATCCCTTTTTTTGCATGGTTAGTTTTAGCGGCAGATAATCAACATACACGCTGGTTATGGGGATCATTCGCATGTTTTTCTGCGCTAATGATTACCGACAAACTCGATGGTGATATCGCTCGGGCTAAAGGTATTGTCACGGATTTCGGCAAAATCGCGGATCCGATTGCCGATAAAGCACTCATGGCAACAGCTCTTATTTGCCTCAACATTGTTGGCGCTATTCCTATATGGGTGAGCATAATAATCTTAGTGCGGGAATTAGGCATAACAATATGGCGTATGTTTCAACTACGACAAGGTCGTGTGGTTCCGGCTAGCAAGGGCGGAAAAATTAAAACCGCCTTACAAGCTGGCGCAGTCGCATTATACTTATTGCCATTGCCTGAGTGGACAGCACTACCAGTTTTCTTAGTGCTCATTGCAGCAGTAGTTGTTACTGTGCTTACAGGAGTGCAATATCTTATTGATTCGCAAAGAACTGCCCAATGTTAA
- a CDS encoding YciI family protein yields MKTFLITYMYDTESSTIDQLRPPHRVFLAQLKEEGKLVGSGRLVEGTGAGNAIIILQLSENSTIADVENLLEDDPFCNHNAIDGRTIQVWDPTLKIWD; encoded by the coding sequence ATGAAAACTTTTCTAATCACCTATATGTACGACACTGAATCGAGCACAATAGATCAACTCCGTCCCCCACACCGTGTTTTTCTCGCTCAGCTCAAAGAAGAAGGAAAACTGGTTGGTTCCGGACGTTTAGTCGAAGGCACAGGCGCCGGAAACGCAATAATTATTCTCCAGCTATCCGAAAATTCAACCATAGCTGACGTCGAAAATCTGCTTGAGGATGATCCATTTTGCAACCACAATGCCATCGACGGACGCACTATTCAAGTGTGGGATCCTACCTTAAAAATTTGGGATTAA
- a CDS encoding LysR family transcriptional regulator has translation MRYNHTSMELQQLRYVVAVAEEKSFTRAAQRCFVVQSALSHQIKAVEQEIGIALFARSSRRVELTTAGAVFVEYARESLAAAERAYLGALAAEGQVQGRLRIGVIPTVTAVDIPGVLAQFHRDYPQVKIELRSGGSEQFIEDIHAHHLDIAFLGLAENAQPSRVDFRELSRESLVAVVSPDHPLREEKKISLADIASERFVDFPMNSAGRAQTDMAFERAGLVREVAFEVTAIDLMLALIRAGLAVGLLSKQCVPADDSLATIAVEDGPARVEYLAWSDFNTSPAAKAFLKALIPNF, from the coding sequence ATGAGATATAATCATACTTCTATGGAGTTGCAGCAATTGCGTTATGTAGTAGCTGTGGCAGAGGAGAAGAGTTTCACTCGTGCTGCCCAGCGGTGTTTTGTGGTGCAATCAGCACTGAGCCATCAGATCAAAGCTGTAGAGCAAGAAATAGGGATTGCGCTTTTTGCACGTTCATCACGACGAGTGGAGCTCACTACGGCGGGTGCGGTGTTTGTGGAGTATGCGCGTGAAAGTCTTGCTGCTGCCGAGCGTGCGTACTTGGGTGCATTAGCTGCCGAAGGGCAGGTGCAGGGGAGGCTAAGGATCGGTGTGATACCTACCGTGACGGCTGTGGATATCCCTGGGGTGTTGGCACAATTCCACCGGGATTATCCACAGGTGAAAATTGAATTACGCAGTGGCGGCAGTGAACAATTTATTGAGGATATTCATGCTCATCATTTGGATATAGCATTTCTTGGTTTAGCGGAAAATGCTCAGCCTTCCCGGGTGGATTTTCGGGAATTATCAAGAGAATCTTTAGTGGCGGTAGTTTCGCCAGATCATCCTTTACGTGAGGAGAAAAAGATTTCGCTTGCAGATATTGCCTCTGAACGATTTGTTGATTTTCCGATGAATAGCGCAGGGCGCGCTCAAACGGACATGGCTTTTGAGCGCGCTGGGCTGGTACGGGAGGTAGCTTTTGAGGTAACAGCTATTGACCTTATGCTAGCCCTGATACGTGCAGGTTTAGCGGTAGGGCTGCTTTCCAAGCAGTGTGTTCCTGCAGATGATTCGCTAGCAACTATTGCTGTGGAAGATGGTCCTGCTCGGGTGGAATATCTTGCGTGGAGTGACTTTAATACTAGCCCTGCGGCGAAGGCTTTTCTTAAGGCCTTAATCCCAAATTTTTAA
- a CDS encoding EamA family transporter produces the protein MSHTASRTPIGWITLTSLVPIIWGTTYIVTTALLPAGHPLFAAFIRTFPAGLIALLLSRQLPHGQWWWKSLVLGGLNMGAFFPLLFLTAQHLPGGVAATLGATQPIIIAFLAVLILHEQLSTWRLMWGTIGMIGVALVVLGPEAALDPIGVIAGLGGSLSMGTGVVLTKKWGRPTHVNALGLAGWQLTAAGLLLFLPAMLIDGIPHDIDAKAIAGYAWLSLIGALATYTIWFAGIRHLSVTPAALLGLLSPLTAAALGALIAHEALTPLQLLGFIIALIGLLAGQLPGPTRKNGRR, from the coding sequence ATGTCACATACAGCATCACGTACACCGATTGGTTGGATCACTCTCACCTCCCTTGTGCCCATCATCTGGGGCACCACCTACATCGTCACCACTGCCCTCTTACCAGCCGGTCACCCCCTCTTCGCCGCATTCATACGAACATTCCCCGCAGGCCTTATCGCCCTCTTACTCTCCCGCCAGCTCCCACACGGACAATGGTGGTGGAAAAGCCTTGTCCTCGGAGGGCTCAACATGGGCGCATTCTTCCCACTACTTTTCCTCACCGCACAGCACCTACCAGGCGGTGTAGCAGCAACCCTCGGAGCCACCCAACCCATCATCATCGCGTTCCTTGCTGTGCTCATCCTGCATGAACAACTATCCACGTGGCGGCTTATGTGGGGCACAATCGGCATGATTGGGGTGGCATTGGTTGTACTCGGCCCAGAAGCAGCACTAGACCCCATCGGCGTTATCGCAGGTCTAGGCGGATCACTCTCCATGGGTACAGGAGTAGTGCTCACGAAAAAATGGGGGCGCCCCACCCACGTCAACGCACTAGGACTCGCTGGCTGGCAACTCACCGCCGCCGGCTTACTCCTCTTCCTCCCCGCCATGCTTATCGACGGAATCCCGCATGACATCGACGCCAAAGCTATCGCAGGCTACGCATGGCTCAGCCTTATCGGAGCTCTCGCAACCTACACAATATGGTTCGCCGGCATACGCCACCTATCCGTCACACCAGCAGCACTACTGGGGCTCCTCTCCCCATTAACCGCAGCAGCGCTAGGCGCACTCATCGCACACGAAGCCCTCACCCCACTGCAACTGCTTGGCTTCATCATTGCCCTAATAGGACTTCTTGCCGGACAATTACCTGGACCTACCCGTAAGAATGGTCGTCGTTAA